The following proteins come from a genomic window of Bactrocera dorsalis isolate Fly_Bdor chromosome 6, ASM2337382v1, whole genome shotgun sequence:
- the LOC125779370 gene encoding putative nuclease HARBI1: MHPIIFLYSSSESEEENVQQVKRNRMRDKSNPLALPEAAFRKRFRLSKSAFKYVLAELKFEGHLSTAVPPMIQLGATLSLLASGGYQHLVGNDFLIGICQSTICKIIKNVVSEMETKLCPQFIKFVPDNLSECTKSFVEKYKIPGVIGCIDGTHFGLQKPTANEHMFFNRKGYHSLNSMIICDHEYRILAIDSKYGGAAHDSFVWKHSAQRKFLEEQFNQNNFKNVWLLGDSGYPLEPWCLTPFRNPEEGSAQARFNEAHSKARCVVERTIGILKGRWKILSNDKRSRYRPEKMAQFGNVCAALHNICIHFKDASYCRHYASEAINTEVDMGNETNLTKIGHKIRNHIMLALENTI; this comes from the exons ATGCATccaatcatttttttatattcgtctTCGGAATCTGAGGAAGAAAACGTGCAGCAAGTCAAAAGGAACCGAATGCGAGACAAAAGCAATCCCTTGGCATTGCCGGAGGCAGC CTTCAGGAAACGGTTCAGACTCTCTAAAAGTGCATTTAAATACGTATTGGCTGAACTCAAATTTGAAGGGCATTTGTCAACCGCAGTGCCACCAATGATTCAACTGGGAGCGACTTTGTCCCTTTTGGCCAGTGGTGGCTACCAGCACTTGGTGGGAAATGACTTTTTAATAGGAATATGTCAAAGCactatttgcaaaataataaaaaatgtagtcAGCGAAATGGAAACAAAGTTGTGCCCCCAATTTATTAAATTCGTGCCCGACAATCTTTCGGAATGCACGAAATCGTttgttgaaaaatacaaaattcctGGAG TTATTGGATGTATTGATGGCACGCACTTTGGGCTGCAAAAACCAACAGCAAATGAGCACATGTTCTTCAACAGGAAAGGATACCATAGCCTCAACTCAATGATA atATGTGACCATGAATACCGCATTTTGGCCATTGACTCAAAGTATGGTGGAGCCGCACACGATTCCTTTGTGTGGAAGCATTCGGCACAACGAAAGTTTTTGGAGGAGCAATTTaaccaaaataatttcaaaaatgtttggcTTTTAG GAGATTCGGGTTATCCCTTGGAGCCGTGGTGTTTAACACCATTCAGGAACCCTGAAGAAGGGTCTGCTCAAGCTCGGTTCAATGAGGCTCATTCTAAAGCTCGCTGTGTGGTTGAAAGAACCATTGGGATCCTAAAGGGCCGTTGGAAAATTCTGAGCAATGACAAGAGAAGCCGTTACCGACCTGAAAAAATGGCACAATTCGGGAATGTATGTGCAGCGTTGCataacatttgcatacatttcaAAGATGCGTCATATTGCAGACATTATGCAAGTGAAGCTATTAATACAGAAGTGGATATGGGAAACGAAActaatttaaccaaaattggACACAAAATTCGAAACCATATAATGTTAGCGCTagaaaatacaatttga
- the LOC125779459 gene encoding uncharacterized protein LOC125779459 isoform X1, with translation MTNVNKINMRQKNLMAEYMLRHQDLAKNMLPNCGQGKAAANKLWDSLAVLLNAAGPPMKDAKSWRKVFADQKHNVKKKLSFNKASKQRTGGGPYEEKYLTTAEEQLLQATGMDVAVEGLGEVRTFGNSTPEKEPVEMLMEEFLYSDEDDVPPKPSTSRSATKRSKQDAADEKLALIKENMIAFESYQQSIGAKLDKLIALKERSMEMKKEAHKAYMEVKAIELQLNRIQLEALKENK, from the exons at gacaaatgttaataaaatcaacatgagacaaaaaaatttaatggccGAATACATGCTTCGGCATCAAGATTTGGCCAAAAATATGTTGCCGAATTGTGGTCAGGGCAAAGCTGCTGCCAATAAATTGTGGGACTCCTTGGCGGTCCTGCTTAATGCGGCCGGTCCACCAATGAAGGATGCTAAGTCTTGGCGGAAA gTATTTGCTGATCAAAAGCACAACGTCAAAAAGAAGTTGTCTTTCAACAAAGCGTCGAAGCAGCGAACTGGTGGTGGTCCTTACGAAGAAAAGTACCTAACAACAGCAGAGGAGCAACTGCTTCAGGCTACCGGCATGGACGTTGCGGTAGAAGGCCTGGGAGAAGTAAGAACTTTTGGCAACTCCACCCCTGAAAAAGAGCCTGTCGAAATGCTTATGGAAGAGTTTTTATACAGTGACGAAGACGACGTTCCACCGAAACCCTCTACTAGTCGCAGCGCTACGAAGAGGAGCAAACAGGATGCTGCCGATGAAAAGCTGGCCCTCATTAAAGAAAACATGATCGCGTTTGAAAGCTACCAGCAGAGTATAGGCGCAAAACTAGACAAGCTTATAGCTTTGAAGGAGAGGTCGATGGAAATGAAAAAGGAAGCTCACAAAGCTTATATGGAAGTCAAAGCAATAGAGCTGCAACTTAACCGAATACAATTAGAAgccttaaaagaaaataaataa
- the LOC125779459 gene encoding uncharacterized protein LOC125779459 isoform X2: protein MRQKNLMAEYMLRHQDLAKNMLPNCGQGKAAANKLWDSLAVLLNAAGPPMKDAKSWRKVFADQKHNVKKKLSFNKASKQRTGGGPYEEKYLTTAEEQLLQATGMDVAVEGLGEVRTFGNSTPEKEPVEMLMEEFLYSDEDDVPPKPSTSRSATKRSKQDAADEKLALIKENMIAFESYQQSIGAKLDKLIALKERSMEMKKEAHKAYMEVKAIELQLNRIQLEALKENK from the exons atgagacaaaaaaatttaatggccGAATACATGCTTCGGCATCAAGATTTGGCCAAAAATATGTTGCCGAATTGTGGTCAGGGCAAAGCTGCTGCCAATAAATTGTGGGACTCCTTGGCGGTCCTGCTTAATGCGGCCGGTCCACCAATGAAGGATGCTAAGTCTTGGCGGAAA gTATTTGCTGATCAAAAGCACAACGTCAAAAAGAAGTTGTCTTTCAACAAAGCGTCGAAGCAGCGAACTGGTGGTGGTCCTTACGAAGAAAAGTACCTAACAACAGCAGAGGAGCAACTGCTTCAGGCTACCGGCATGGACGTTGCGGTAGAAGGCCTGGGAGAAGTAAGAACTTTTGGCAACTCCACCCCTGAAAAAGAGCCTGTCGAAATGCTTATGGAAGAGTTTTTATACAGTGACGAAGACGACGTTCCACCGAAACCCTCTACTAGTCGCAGCGCTACGAAGAGGAGCAAACAGGATGCTGCCGATGAAAAGCTGGCCCTCATTAAAGAAAACATGATCGCGTTTGAAAGCTACCAGCAGAGTATAGGCGCAAAACTAGACAAGCTTATAGCTTTGAAGGAGAGGTCGATGGAAATGAAAAAGGAAGCTCACAAAGCTTATATGGAAGTCAAAGCAATAGAGCTGCAACTTAACCGAATACAATTAGAAgccttaaaagaaaataaataa
- the LOC125779707 gene encoding uncharacterized protein LOC125779707, which produces MTIPRLELHAAVLGTRLLETIVKDHSVAIKNRVMWSDSKTVLSWIKSGTRRYKPFVAHLVAEILAANDWRWIPSEENVADEATRPSTTFDNHPASRWLNGPSVLTEEEEAWPTLEGIPDLLEECEELRPKFVMLATSSCVIDMTRFSNLTKLKRTVAWVIRFIDLCRHKKVEGCLTAEELKVAEIFLCRLAQSASYSLEINQLKEGGNVAKGSELYTLSPFIDTESVMRVNRRIDAASWLPHDTTRPIILAPNHDLTRLILLGCHNRMKHQNVEATICEVRQRYWVPNIRRTMKKIISTCLICKISKCIPSQPIMGQLPKDRLTPFVRPFSYTGIEYFGPFNVTVGQRKEKRWVVLFTCLTTRATHLEVAADLSTDA; this is translated from the coding sequence ATGACTATTCCCCGCCTTGAATTGCATGCAGCCGTCTTAGGAACTCGACTGCTAGAGACTATCGTCAAAGATCATTCAGTTGCAATCAAAAATCGCGTGATGTGGAGCGATTCCAAAACGGTTCTAAGTTGGATTAAATCGGGAACACGTCGCTACAAGCCATTCGTAGCACATCTTGTGGCAGAAATTCTCGCCGCTAACGACTGGCGTTGGATACCGTCAGAAGAGAACGTTGCTGATGAGGCAACAAGACCAAGTACGACATTCGACAATCATCCGGCTTCACGATGGCTAAATGGACCGTCAGTTTTAacggaagaagaagaagcctgGCCTACTCTTGAAGGAATCCCTGATCTGTTAGAAGAGTGCGAAGAGCTACGCCCGAAATTTGTAATGTTAGCCACGTCGTCATGTGTTATAGACATGAcaagattttcaaatttaactAAGCTAAAGCGAACGGTTGCCTGGGTCATCCGATTTATAGATTTGTGTCGTCACAAAAAAGTGGAAGGGTGCCTGACCGCCGAGGAATTAAAAGTAGCCGAAATTTTCTTATGCCGCCTTGCCCAGTCTGCCTCGTACTCACTTGAGATTAATCAATTGAAAGAAGGTGGCAATGTAGCGAAAGGGTCTGAGTTATATACACTTTCCCCGTTTATCGACACAGAAAGTGTTATGCGTGTTAACAGACGTATCGATGCTGCCAGCTGGCTTCCGCATGATACCACGCGACCTATTATCCTAGCACCAAATCATGATCTCACTCGCTTGATCTTACTGGGCTGTCATAATCGGATGAAACATCAGAACGTGGAGGCGACGATATGTGAGGTTCGGCAAAGATACTGGGTGCCGAACATAAGACGTACTATGAAGAAGATCATATCGACGTgtcttatttgtaaaatttccaaGTGCATACCCTCACAGCCTATCATGGGTCAATTACCAAAGGATCGACTAACGCCATTCGTGAGGCCATTTTCTTACACAGGTATTGAATACTTTGGTCCTTTCAACGTAACGGTTGGTCAGCGTAAGGAGAAAAGATGGGTGGTGTTGTTCACTTGTCTAACAACGCGAGCGACTCACCTGGAAGTTGCTGCCGATCTTTCGACTGATGCATGA